Genomic segment of Verrucomicrobiia bacterium:
CGAGAACGTGTTTCATGGCCGCGCAGGTTAAACGCCCCTGCCATGGGTGGCAAACGGGATTTCCAAAACATACCCGGCCAGAAAACACCAGAGGGAAAAAGGCAGAGGGCCGGATTTGCATCCGGCCCTCGGTGACGATGAGGTTTATACGCCGTCGTCCCGGCGCTCAGAAGGGTAATGCGGCCAACTTGGGGGTCGCTGTTCGAACCGCATTACGAGCAAAACCTCTCTGCCAACCCTAAACGAACAGCGAAATTTCAAACATCTGACGTATTGACGTAGCAAATCAATTGCCCGTTCAAAACTTTCTCACATTCGTCAAAGAGCCTCAAAACCGCAGCGTTTTTTCGCTGACAGAACTGCTCGCAAAGTGGACTCGAAGCCATGAATTGTCAAAAAACTGGACCCAGTTGGCAGAGGCAGAACGGCTTGGGCGCTCTGAGGGTCAAGCCAGAGAGATATCAGTGAAGATTTTCGTTCGGCCGCGCCCCTGAATCACCTTCGCCAGCGGCGTTTGCCCCGTCGTAGCAATCGATTGTGCCAGCGCTGCTTGCTTGCCGGCGCCCGCAACCAATACCCAGACTTCGCGGGCCGCCGCAATCAAACCGTGACTCATCGTGATCCGGGACGGTGGAGGTTTGGGCGAATTGAACACGGCCCGAAAGACGGAAACGTTGTCGACTTCTGTCGACAGGTCGCCCGGAAATAACGACGCGACATGGCCGTCTTCGCCCATGCCCAGCAAGATCAAATCCAAACCCGGCATTTGCGGCGCAGGCAAGCCGGCGACCCGACGCAGTTCAGCCGTGGCCCGTTCGGCGGCGACCAGGGGATCCAGTTCCCCTTGGATTCGGTGGATCGCCTTGGCCGGCACGGCCGCCGGGCGGAACAAGTGTTCGCGCGCCAGCAAGTAATTGCTTTCCGCGTCGTCGGGCGGAACACATCGTTCATCGGCCCAAAAAAATTCCGTCCCGTCGAACGTGAGGTTTTGCTGGTGAGCCGTCGCCACGGCTGCGGCATAAAACGCCCGGGCAATGCGCCCGCCGGAAAGGGCAACCAAATGCTTTCGGCCTGCGGCGCGGGCCGCCGCGAGCTGTTCCAACCACGCGCCGGCCGCTGCTTTGGCCAGCGCGGCATCGTCCGCGAAATGACTGACTTCGACCTGTCCCATCGAATTACTTGAGCGGCTGTGGCTCGCGCCAGGCGTGGCCGGAGCGGGCCAGAAGTTCATGAGCCAGTTGCGGTCCCCAACTGCCGGCCGGATAAAATTCGCGATCGTCCAGCCCGATGCCGTTCCAACCGGCACGGATGGAATCCACAATCTGCCAGGCCTGTTCCACTTCATCGCGGCGGATGAACAACGTGGCGTCACCACTCACCGCGTCCAGCAGCAGACGTTCGTAGGCTTCCGGGGTGTAGGCACCAAACTCCGCATCGTAGCTGAAATGCATGCGCACCGGCCGCAGTCCGTAGCCAACGCCCGGCACCTTGCCGTTGAAGCGCAGGGAAATGCCCTCGTTCGGTTGCAACCGCAACGTCAACGCGTTGGCGTCCAGCCGCGGACCGCATTGGGCCGCGAACAGCACGTTGGGAGTTTGCCGGAACTGCACGCGCACTTCGCTGGCGCTGATGGGCAGTGCCTTGCCGGTGCGCAGATAAAACGGCACGCCTGACCAGCGCCAGTTGTCCACGAACAACTTTAACGCCACGAAGGTTTCCACGTTGGAGTGCGGATTGACTTTTTCTTCCTCGCGGTAGGACTTGATCGCCTCCCCGCCGACGCTGCCCGCGGTGTATTGACCGCGCACCACCATCCGCGCCACCTGCTCCGGCACCATGCGGCGGACGGAGGACAAGAGCTTCACCTTTTCGTCGCGAATCGGTTCGGCATCCAGCGAAACCGGCGGCTCCATCGTCACCAGCGAAAAGACCTGCAGCAGGTGGTTCTGCACCATGTCACGCAACGCACCCGCCTCCTCGTAGTAGCCTCCGCGGGAGCCGACGCCCAGTTTTTCGCTGACGGTAATCTGCACGTGGTCCACCGCGTCGCGATGCCAGACGCGCTCGAAGATGGAATTGGAAAAGCGGAAGGTGAGGATGTTCTGCACCGTCTCCTTGCCCAGATAGTGGTCGATGCGGAAGACCTGCTGTTCCGAGGCAAACTTGGTCAGTTCGTGGTTCAGGGCGCTGGCCGAGGCGAGGTCGTGCCCGAACGGTTTCTCCACCACCAGGCGTTGCCAGCCTTCGTTCCCTCCGCGATGCAACAATTTGGCGTTGTGGAGCTGCTCGGCGACGATGCTGAACTGGCTCGGCGACGTCGCGAGGTAAAACAGCAGATTCCCCCGCAGCTGCGGCTTGGGAAAGGCGGATATGACTTGGGAAAGCTTGGCATACGCCGCCGCGTCCGCGATGTCGCCCCGGCAATAGTGAACATTCGCGGCGAAGGCCGTCCACACCGCGTCGTCCACGGGCTTGGTGCGGGAAAAACTGTCCAGCGCCATCCGCAGTTCCTGGCGCCAGGAATCGTCGGTCTTGTCGCGGCGCGCAAAGCCCACGATGCGGAATTCGGGCGGCAGTTGCTTGTCCTTGAACAAATGGTAAAGCGCAGGGATGAGTTTGCGGGACGTCAGATCACCGCTGGCGCCAAAGATGACGATGGTGCAGGGCTCCACCACCTTGCGGATGCTGTCCAGCCGGCACGTCATCAGCTCGTCCAAATCTTGATTCACTTCCATGAGGCGAAACGATGCGGGAGTTTGGCCGAAAATACAATGGGCGTGTTTAATCCGGTCCGTGAATTGAACTCATCCACGTCCGCCGGCCGGTTCATGGCGGAACCGCGTCTGCCCCAGCACCACGCCCGTTCCAATCAACAGGATCGCCAGCCAGAAGGTAGGAGTGACTTTTTCGCCGAGGGTGAAATGCGCCCAGGTCATGGTGCTGAGCGGAATCAAATTATTGAACAAATACACCTTGCTGGTCGGCCACCGGCGCAACGCCATGTTCCAAATCCCGAACGCCGCCACGCCGCCCGCCAGCACGCAGTAGCCCTGCACGCCCAGTTGCCAGCCCGTGGGATGCCAGCCGCGCACGCCGATTTCGCCCGCGCCCGCCAGCGTGAGCAACAGCCCCGCGCGCCACATGGTTTTGGCCGAGACTTCCGCGCCACTCAACCCTTGCGTCAACGTGCGGCACTGCCGGCCGTAGTTCGTCCAGAGCACGCTGCTGCTGATGCCCAGCACTTCGCCCAGCAAATGAAAACCGCTGTTGCCCAAGGCGGGCCAGAGCAGCACCAACACGCCCGTCAGCGCCAGCAACGCCGCGCCATAACGTTGCCCGGCAATGCGCGCATCGACCGGCCGGCCCTCCCACAACAGCGCCCAGACCGGTGCCGCGCCCAGATAAAGCGCCACGTGTGAGGCGGATGTGAAACGCAGGGCCCAGTTAAACGCCATGATGTAGGCCGCCAAACTCAGGCCGCCGCGCCACCACAAGCGGCGCCGCAACCCGACGTCCACGGGATGCGCCACGCCAAACCATCGTGTCCACCGCAGCAGCGCCTCCATCACCAGGCCGGCACACAGGAAGCGCGTTCCGCCGGTCCAGAGGGGCGGCCAGGGCGAGACGGGATGCGAAACCAGATACTTGGTTCCGGCATTGTTCCCGCCCCAAAGAATCACGGCAAAGACGATGGCGGCGGCAATGGCAGTGTTGGACGGCCTGCGAAGCACGCGCCTAGCTAGGGGAACGCGCCCGGCATTGCAATGGCAATCTGGCCCCGGCCGTCCGGCTTTCGGCTCGACGCTGCGCCCGTGCATGATAGATTGGGCGCGTATGGCAGTTGAAGCTCCCGCCGCCCAAAAAATCAACCTGCGCCGCCCCGACGTCATGGAAACGGTTCAGGCGCAGGTCGAACAACATTACCGCAGCGAAATCGTCGAACGCGTCCGCGCCAGCGGCCATCAAATTCGCGCCGGCGAACTGACCATCAAACTCGCCAAGGAATTTGGTTTCTGTTACGGCGTCGAGCGGGCCATCGACCTGGCCTACGCCGCCCGCAAGGTGTTTCCCGATCAGCCGCTCTACATCCTTGGCGAGATCATTCACAACCCCGAGGTGAACGACCAGATCCGCGCCATGGGCATCAAATTCCTCTCCGGCAAGGACAAGGATGCCGACATCAATGATCTCAAGAAGGACGATGTGGTGATCATTCCCGCCTTTGGCACGGAGGTGTCCACCCGCAAGCTGCTCGAGGCCAAAGGCTGCCGCTTCGTGGACACCACGTGCGGCGACGTCATGAGCGTGTGGAAGCGCGTCCGGCAGTATTCCCGGGACAAGGTCACCAGCATCATTCACGGCAAGGCCTGGCACGAAGAAACCAAGGCCACCAGTTCGCAGGCCAACCCCGGCAACGGCGGTCACTATCTGGTGGTGTTTACGCTGGCGGAAACGGATTACGTTTGCGACTACATTGAGCACGGCGGTGACAAGGCGGCCTTCCTGAAAAAATTTGAAGGGGCCTGTTCACAAGGATTCGATCCCGATGTTCATCTCAACGCCATCGGCGTGGCGAATCAGACCACCATGCTGCGCGGCGAAACCGAGGAGGTGCAACGCCGGTTGCGGGCGGCCATGGTGCGCCGTTACGGAGCAGCCGAAATCGACCAGCACTTCCGCTTCTTCGACACGATCTGCGGCGCCACGCAGGAGCGTCAGGACGCGCTGCAAAAGCTGCTGAACGATCCGCTCGACCTGCTGCTTGTCATTGGCGGCTACAATTCCTCCAACACCTCGCACCTGGCGGAAATGGGTGAAGCCAAGCTGCCGACCTATTTCATCAAGAATGCCAGCAAAATGATTTCGGACGACGTCATCGTGCATTACAACCTGCACCACACCAAGGAGGTCGAATCCCGCGGCTGGCTGCCCAAGGGCCCGGTCACCATCGGCGTCACCGCCGGCGCGTCCTGCCCCAACAATCTCATCGAAGACGTCATCCGTCGTTTGTTTGAACTGCGCGGCCTGTCCGCCCAGGAAGTTCTGGCCGCTTGACCCCATGCCCCGCACCCGCACCGAGCTGGAAGAACAGGAGCGCCTCATTCTGGCGCCTTACGCACAATTCAGCGCCAATACGCGCGGGCGCAAATACAAGGAAGACCCGCCCGAGTGGCGCACGCATTACCAGCGCGATCGTGATCGCGTCATCCACTCCAGGGCTTTTCGCCGGCTGGAATACAAGACGCAGGTCTTCCTGAATGGCAGCGGCGATCATCTGCGCACGCGGCTCACCCACACCATCGAAGTGGCGGCCATCTCACGGAACATCGCCCGGGCGCTGCGGCTCAACGAGGATTTGTGCGAGACCATCGCGCTTGCCCACGACCTGGGGCATTCCCCTTTCGGTCACAAGGGCGAAACGGTGCTGGCCAAACTGATGAAGGGCCACGGCGGCTTTGAACACAACCGCCAAAGCCTGCGCCTCGTGGAGGAACTGGAGCAAAAATACCCCGGCTTCCCGGGCCTGAATCTCACGTGGGAAGTCCGCGAAGGCCTGGTGAAGCACTACACCGCCTACGACCACCCGAGCAAGCGCAAGGGCTTTGACGCAAAGTCCTCCTCGCTGGAGGCGCAGGTCGCCAATCTCGCCGACGAAATCACTTACTACAGTCACGACCTGGACGACGGCATCGATTCCGGATTGCTGGACGAAAAAGCCCTGCGCCGGGATGTTCATCTTTGGAATGTTGCCGCCCGCATGGTGGCCAAGGAACACGGCCCGCTGGCAGCCGAGAGCCGGCGCTACTTCACGATCCGTTGCATCATTGATCTGCAGGTGAAGGACGTGGTGGAAACCACCGAGGAACGCCTGGCCGATGCGGGCGTCCAGAGTGCGGACGAAGTCCGGCTCCAGTCCAGCCCGCTCGTCCAGCACAGCCCCACGCGCCGCAAGCAAAACCTGGAATTGCGCGAGTATCTTTATAAAAACCTTTACTACAACCCCGTCGTGCACCAGCCGAACGTGCGCGCCGTGCGGATGCTGGAGCAGTTGTTCAACCACTTCCTCGAACACCCGGAGCAAATCGGCGCACTGAGCCGCAAGCGCATCCGCAAGGACGGCGTGCACCGTGCGGTGTGCGATTACCTGGCCGGCATGACGGACCGCTACGCGATCATGGAGCACCAGCGACTGTTCGGCGTGCAGATTTAGCCTGACGCCGGGACGGTCCAAGGCAGCGCCCCCACCATTGCTGCTCCGCCAGCCTCTTCAGGAGCGCTGAAGAAATCACGAGTTGACACGATTCTGGGTTAGATTTACGAATCAATCGAATCCTGAAGGAGCAGGTCTCTTATGAACAGCAACTCTGTCATCCTCACCGCCGCGCTCGCGTTTCTCCTCGTTTCGACCAATGGATGTGCTTTCGGAACGCGCCACGCCAAAATCACCTATCCGCCCGACACCAAGGCAGCGAAAACCGCCACGAACAGCCAGCCAGCCGGTGTTCTCGGCCGCATTGCCGTCCAGCATTTCGACGATGACCGCGCGGACAAGCGTGTCGTCGGGCACGTGCGCAATGGCTTCGGCATGAAGACCGCCGAGGTCGTTTGCGACACTGAGGACATCAATTCGCTGGTCACCGAGGCGGTGCGGTGCGAGCTGCAAAAGGCCGGTTATGAAGTCGTGAATGCTGACGCCGCCGTTGATGCGAGCACACCGGTGCTGGTGGGTTCGCTGACTTCGCTCTACTGCGACGCATACATGAGTTACGACGGGTCCGCGACGCTCGTCGTCAGGGTGAGCCGCGCAGGAAAGGAAGTGTTCAAGAAGTCCTACGAGGGCAAAGGCAGCGTGGGCATCAACTGGGGAGCGTCGGGCACCAGTTACGGGCGGTCGCTTTCGTTGGCGCTGCTGGATGCAATTGAGGTCATGAAGCGCGATCTGCCCACTGCGTTGAAGCAATAATCGGCGCGCCCCCGGAGAAAATGGCCGTGGGACTTCTGCGCGGCCCTTCAATGCCGCCCATACAATCCCACGTATCGTTCCGCCGTCCGGTCCCACGAGAAATCGGCCACCATCCCGTTCTGCCGGAACCGTTGCAGCGCGGCCGGCGCGGCGTAAAGCGCCAGCGCCTTGCGGATGGCCTGCGCCAGGGCCGCGGGGCTGTATTCGCAAAACTTGATGCCCGTGGCCGCCGCGGCGTTTTCTTGTGCATCCACCACCGTGTCATCCAAACCACCCACCGCGCGCACGACGGGCACCGTGCCGTAGCGCAGACTGTAAAGCTGGTTCAAGCCGCACGGCTCGAACCGTGACGGCATGAGGTAAAAATCACATCCGGCTTCGATGCGATGCGCCAGGCCCGGATCGTAGCCGATGCGAATGGCCACCCGGCCGGGATGTCGCTTCTCCAGTTGATGCATGGCGCGCTCGTAACCGGGATCGCCGCTCCCCAGCATCACAAACTGCATCGGCTCGCGCGCCAGCATTTCGTCGAGCGCCGGCACCAGCAAATCGATGCCCTTTTGTTCCGCAAGCCGCGTGATGCTGCCGAACAGCGGCACGCCGGCGGTCTTGACCAGTCCCAGTTCCGCCAGCAAAGCCGCCTTGTTCGCTTCCTTGCCGCGCCAGTTTGCCGCCGAATAATGCGCCGGCAAAAACGGATTCTGGGCCGTGTTCCAGTCGTCGTAATCGACGCCGTTGATGACGCCGTGCAAAACGCCGATGCGCTCCCGCAAAAGCCCGTCGAGGCCACAACCGAATTCTTCCGTCGTAATCTCGCGCGCATACCGCGGGCTCACGGTCGTGATCACGTCGGCGCAGGCGATGCCGCACTTCAGGCAGTTCATCGCGCCGTAAAACTCGGCGGTCTGGATGGTGAACTGGCTCCACGGCAGGTTCGTCAGTTGAAATGCACCCGCGGCAAACGTTCCCTGGTAGGCCAGGTTGTGAATGGTCAGCATCACCGGCGGACGCGCGTCCCAGCCCCGCGTCCGCTGCTCGTGCTGCGCCAGGATCGGAATCAGCCCCGTCTGCCAGTCGTGCGCGTGCACGACCTCCGGCTGCCACGGGAGATAACGCGCCAGATGCACGGCGGCCTTGGAAAGAAAGACAAACCGGTCTGCGTTGTCGGCGTAGTCGGAGCCGCTCTCGCTGTAGATGCCGTGCCGGTCGAAAAACTGCGGCTGCTGCACGAAGTAAAGCGTGAGCCCAGGCACCGGTTCCTCGATCCAGATTTCACCCGTGACCGTCCGCGGCCCCAGTTCCAGCGCCAGCCGCCAGTCCAGTTTGCGCAGCTGCGCATGCCGGCTGCGGATGCCGCGATAGAGCGGCGTCACGATGCCGACTTGATGCCCCAGGCGCGCCAGGGTCTTGGCAAGGCCCGCAACCATGTCACCCAGCCCACCCGTCTTGGAATACGGATGCACTTCGCTGCTGGCCATCAGGATTTTCATCGCGGGCTGTTCCACCGAGTATTGCGCGCGTCGCCCAGCTTCTGACGATTGGCGGGCGCGGCGGCCGGGGCAAATCTCACGCCGTAATGCGGTCGGTCTTCAGATACGGCCGCAAGGCCTCAGGCACGAGGACACTGCCATCTGCCTGCTGATGCGTTTCGATGAGCGCGACAAACAACCGCGCCAGCGCCGTGCCGCTGCCGTTCAGGATGTGCGGGAACTTGTTGGTGCCATCCTCGGCCTTGAAACGCAGGTTCATCCGCCGCGCCTGGAAATCCTCGCAGTTCGAGCAGCTCGACACTTCGAGGTAGCTCCCCTGCCCGGGCGCCCAGACTTCAAGGTCGTAGGTCTTCGCGCTGCCGAAGCCCATGTCGCCCGTGCAAAGGGAAATGACGCGGTAATGCAGCCCCATCAATTGCAGGATGCGTTCGGCATTCGCGACCATCTTTTCCAGTTCGTCGTAACTGCTCTCGGGCTTCACCACCTTGATCAGTTCCACCTTGTCGAACTGGTGCACGCGAATCATGCCGCGCGTCCCAACACCCGCCGCGCCCGCCTCGCCACGGAAGCACGGCGTGTAGGCACAATAGCGAATCGGCAGTTGTTCGGCCTTGAGAAGCTCCTCACGATGAATGTTCGCCACCGGCGTTTCCGCGGTGGGAATCAGGTAAAGCTTGCCCAGGTTCTCCGCCACGTCGCCTTCGGCCACGCCGTAGTATTGATCCTTGAACTTCGGAAACTGGCCGACGCCCACGAGGCAATGTTCACCGACCATGAACGGCGGCGACACCTCGGTGTAACCGTGCTCGGTCGAATGCAGGTCGAGCATGAACTGAATCAGCGCGCGTTCCAGCTTTGCGCCCCAATGCGTGTAGAGCAGGAAGCCGCTGCCCGAAAGTTTCGCCGCCCGCGCGAAATCAACGAGCTTCAGACTCTCGCAGAGTTCCACGTGCGACTTGGGCTGAAACGCGTAGTTCGGCTTCTCCCCATGAACCCGGACGACGGGATTATCCTCCGCCGATTTGCCAATCGCCACGGATGCGTGCGGCAGGTTCGGCAGCCCGAGCATCAGCTTGTCGCGGCCCGCTTCCGCCTCGCCCGCCTGCTTGTCCAGCGCCGCAATCTTGTCGCCCAAATCCTTGGTCTCCGCTTTCTTGGCATTGGCCTCCTCGATTTTCTTTTGCCCCATCAACGCGCCGATTTCCTTCGACACCTTGTTGCGCAGCGCCTTCAAGGCCTCCACCTCGGCCAGCGCCTTGCGCCGCTGTTCATCGAGCTGAAGAATCGCCTCAATGTGCGCTTCATCGCCACCCTGCCGCGTGGCGAGGCGTTCTTTGACAAAATCAGGCTGCTTCCGAATCAGATTGATGTCGAGCATCGGTCAAGTATGGGAAAGCCCCCCCGCAGCAGCAAGCGGGCATTGGACTGCGAAACGGCGTGAGGGCAATGCGACCAAGCTGCCGCACGGCCGGAGTTCGCCCGCCCGGACCTCCCCATTATGTGGTATCCACAGCGGGTCATTTGTCGCCAATCATGACCGCGTGCCAGCCACATCACTGCTTCTGCCCCGAAACATCCTCGCCGGCCTCGTCGCATTGTCCCTCGCGCATGCGGCGGCTGCCCCCAACACCGTTCCGAACATCGCCATCGGCGGCGGGGAGACGGACCCGCACACGCACCTGCGCTTTGAAGGCATTCCGAAGGACGCCAAGCTCGTGCGCGTCAGCACGCATCTCATCGTGGAGCGGGCGGCTACGAACGGGCTGAACTTCTTCGCCGTCCAGGTGAATTTCCCCAACCAGACCTGGGCGCACGGCGGAC
This window contains:
- the glgA gene encoding glycogen synthase GlgA, translating into MKILMASSEVHPYSKTGGLGDMVAGLAKTLARLGHQVGIVTPLYRGIRSRHAQLRKLDWRLALELGPRTVTGEIWIEEPVPGLTLYFVQQPQFFDRHGIYSESGSDYADNADRFVFLSKAAVHLARYLPWQPEVVHAHDWQTGLIPILAQHEQRTRGWDARPPVMLTIHNLAYQGTFAAGAFQLTNLPWSQFTIQTAEFYGAMNCLKCGIACADVITTVSPRYAREITTEEFGCGLDGLLRERIGVLHGVINGVDYDDWNTAQNPFLPAHYSAANWRGKEANKAALLAELGLVKTAGVPLFGSITRLAEQKGIDLLVPALDEMLAREPMQFVMLGSGDPGYERAMHQLEKRHPGRVAIRIGYDPGLAHRIEAGCDFYLMPSRFEPCGLNQLYSLRYGTVPVVRAVGGLDDTVVDAQENAAAATGIKFCEYSPAALAQAIRKALALYAAPAALQRFRQNGMVADFSWDRTAERYVGLYGRH
- a CDS encoding deoxyguanosinetriphosphate triphosphohydrolase, with the protein product MPRTRTELEEQERLILAPYAQFSANTRGRKYKEDPPEWRTHYQRDRDRVIHSRAFRRLEYKTQVFLNGSGDHLRTRLTHTIEVAAISRNIARALRLNEDLCETIALAHDLGHSPFGHKGETVLAKLMKGHGGFEHNRQSLRLVEELEQKYPGFPGLNLTWEVREGLVKHYTAYDHPSKRKGFDAKSSSLEAQVANLADEITYYSHDLDDGIDSGLLDEKALRRDVHLWNVAARMVAKEHGPLAAESRRYFTIRCIIDLQVKDVVETTEERLADAGVQSADEVRLQSSPLVQHSPTRRKQNLELREYLYKNLYYNPVVHQPNVRAVRMLEQLFNHFLEHPEQIGALSRKRIRKDGVHRAVCDYLAGMTDRYAIMEHQRLFGVQI
- the pgl gene encoding 6-phosphogluconolactonase: MNFWPAPATPGASHSRSSNSMGQVEVSHFADDAALAKAAAGAWLEQLAAARAAGRKHLVALSGGRIARAFYAAAVATAHQQNLTFDGTEFFWADERCVPPDDAESNYLLAREHLFRPAAVPAKAIHRIQGELDPLVAAERATAELRRVAGLPAPQMPGLDLILLGMGEDGHVASLFPGDLSTEVDNVSVFRAVFNSPKPPPSRITMSHGLIAAAREVWVLVAGAGKQAALAQSIATTGQTPLAKVIQGRGRTKIFTDISLA
- the zwf gene encoding glucose-6-phosphate dehydrogenase → MEVNQDLDELMTCRLDSIRKVVEPCTIVIFGASGDLTSRKLIPALYHLFKDKQLPPEFRIVGFARRDKTDDSWRQELRMALDSFSRTKPVDDAVWTAFAANVHYCRGDIADAAAYAKLSQVISAFPKPQLRGNLLFYLATSPSQFSIVAEQLHNAKLLHRGGNEGWQRLVVEKPFGHDLASASALNHELTKFASEQQVFRIDHYLGKETVQNILTFRFSNSIFERVWHRDAVDHVQITVSEKLGVGSRGGYYEEAGALRDMVQNHLLQVFSLVTMEPPVSLDAEPIRDEKVKLLSSVRRMVPEQVARMVVRGQYTAGSVGGEAIKSYREEEKVNPHSNVETFVALKLFVDNWRWSGVPFYLRTGKALPISASEVRVQFRQTPNVLFAAQCGPRLDANALTLRLQPNEGISLRFNGKVPGVGYGLRPVRMHFSYDAEFGAYTPEAYERLLLDAVSGDATLFIRRDEVEQAWQIVDSIRAGWNGIGLDDREFYPAGSWGPQLAHELLARSGHAWREPQPLK
- the serS gene encoding serine--tRNA ligase, whose amino-acid sequence is MLDINLIRKQPDFVKERLATRQGGDEAHIEAILQLDEQRRKALAEVEALKALRNKVSKEIGALMGQKKIEEANAKKAETKDLGDKIAALDKQAGEAEAGRDKLMLGLPNLPHASVAIGKSAEDNPVVRVHGEKPNYAFQPKSHVELCESLKLVDFARAAKLSGSGFLLYTHWGAKLERALIQFMLDLHSTEHGYTEVSPPFMVGEHCLVGVGQFPKFKDQYYGVAEGDVAENLGKLYLIPTAETPVANIHREELLKAEQLPIRYCAYTPCFRGEAGAAGVGTRGMIRVHQFDKVELIKVVKPESSYDELEKMVANAERILQLMGLHYRVISLCTGDMGFGSAKTYDLEVWAPGQGSYLEVSSCSNCEDFQARRMNLRFKAEDGTNKFPHILNGSGTALARLFVALIETHQQADGSVLVPEALRPYLKTDRITA
- a CDS encoding 4-hydroxy-3-methylbut-2-enyl diphosphate reductase, with amino-acid sequence MAVEAPAAQKINLRRPDVMETVQAQVEQHYRSEIVERVRASGHQIRAGELTIKLAKEFGFCYGVERAIDLAYAARKVFPDQPLYILGEIIHNPEVNDQIRAMGIKFLSGKDKDADINDLKKDDVVIIPAFGTEVSTRKLLEAKGCRFVDTTCGDVMSVWKRVRQYSRDKVTSIIHGKAWHEETKATSSQANPGNGGHYLVVFTLAETDYVCDYIEHGGDKAAFLKKFEGACSQGFDPDVHLNAIGVANQTTMLRGETEEVQRRLRAAMVRRYGAAEIDQHFRFFDTICGATQERQDALQKLLNDPLDLLLVIGGYNSSNTSHLAEMGEAKLPTYFIKNASKMISDDVIVHYNLHHTKEVESRGWLPKGPVTIGVTAGASCPNNLIEDVIRRLFELRGLSAQEVLAA
- a CDS encoding DMT family transporter encodes the protein MLRRPSNTAIAAAIVFAVILWGGNNAGTKYLVSHPVSPWPPLWTGGTRFLCAGLVMEALLRWTRWFGVAHPVDVGLRRRLWWRGGLSLAAYIMAFNWALRFTSASHVALYLGAAPVWALLWEGRPVDARIAGQRYGAALLALTGVLVLLWPALGNSGFHLLGEVLGISSSVLWTNYGRQCRTLTQGLSGAEVSAKTMWRAGLLLTLAGAGEIGVRGWHPTGWQLGVQGYCVLAGGVAAFGIWNMALRRWPTSKVYLFNNLIPLSTMTWAHFTLGEKVTPTFWLAILLIGTGVVLGQTRFRHEPAGGRG